One Mycolicibacterium parafortuitum DNA segment encodes these proteins:
- a CDS encoding thiamine-phosphate kinase, whose translation MAADDAGATLSELGEFAVIDRLVAGRRQPAGVSVGPGDDAAVVAAADGRTVVCTDMLVEKRHFRLDWSSPYDIGRKAIAQNAADIEAMGARSTAFVVGFGAPADSAVAGAVELADGMWHEAGLMGAGIVGGDMVAAPQWVISVAALGDLGGREPVRRGGARRGDTVAVAGVLGRSAAGYALWRKGIGGFDEIRRGHLVPEPPYGQGAAAARAGASAMTDVSDGLLADLGHIATASGVHIDLAAEALGADVAAVADAAAAAGVDAGQCVFGGGEDHALVATFPGPVPPGWRVIGTVAADGAARVTVDGAHWRGDPGWQSY comes from the coding sequence ATGGCGGCCGATGACGCCGGCGCGACACTGTCGGAGCTGGGGGAGTTCGCCGTCATCGACCGGCTGGTCGCCGGCCGAAGGCAACCGGCGGGCGTCAGCGTCGGACCCGGTGACGACGCCGCCGTGGTGGCTGCCGCCGACGGAAGGACCGTGGTGTGCACCGACATGCTGGTCGAGAAGCGGCACTTCCGGCTGGACTGGTCGTCGCCGTACGACATCGGCCGAAAAGCGATCGCACAGAACGCCGCCGACATCGAGGCGATGGGTGCGCGGTCGACGGCCTTCGTGGTCGGGTTCGGCGCCCCGGCCGACAGCGCTGTCGCGGGCGCGGTCGAGTTGGCCGACGGCATGTGGCACGAGGCCGGCCTGATGGGTGCGGGCATCGTCGGCGGTGACATGGTCGCGGCACCGCAATGGGTGATCTCGGTGGCCGCGCTCGGTGATCTCGGTGGCCGCGAGCCGGTGCGGCGTGGCGGCGCGCGGCGCGGGGACACCGTTGCCGTCGCCGGGGTGCTGGGTCGCTCTGCCGCGGGATATGCGTTGTGGCGCAAAGGTATCGGTGGATTCGACGAGATCAGGCGCGGACATCTGGTGCCCGAGCCGCCATACGGGCAGGGCGCCGCTGCGGCGCGGGCCGGGGCGAGCGCGATGACCGATGTCTCGGACGGGCTGCTTGCCGATCTCGGTCACATCGCGACGGCCTCCGGCGTGCACATCGACCTGGCCGCCGAGGCACTGGGCGCGGACGTCGCCGCGGTCGCCGACGCGGCCGCCGCGGCCGGCGTCGATGCAGGCCAGTGCGTGTTCGGCGGCGGTGAGGACCATGCCCTCGTGGCCACGTTCCCCGGCCCTGTGCCGCCGGGCTGGCGCGTCATCGGCACCGTCGCGGCCGACGGTGCGGCGCGGGTCACCGTCGACGGCGCGCACTGGCGCGGAGACCCGGGCTGGCAGTCGTATTGA
- a CDS encoding Lrp/AsnC ligand binding domain-containing protein gives MVEAFVLIQTEVGRAEVIAKQLAGLSGVLSAEYVTGPYDVVVRAEAPSLEELRSTVVPSVQQVAGITRTLTCPIAREAAS, from the coding sequence GTGGTGGAGGCTTTCGTTCTGATCCAGACCGAGGTCGGCCGCGCCGAGGTGATCGCCAAGCAGCTCGCCGGGCTGTCCGGTGTGCTGTCCGCCGAGTACGTCACCGGACCCTATGACGTCGTGGTTCGCGCCGAAGCGCCGTCGCTGGAGGAACTTCGTTCCACGGTGGTGCCCAGCGTGCAACAGGTCGCCGGTATCACCCGGACGCTGACCTGCCCGATCGCCCGGGAAGCCGCGTCCTAG
- a CDS encoding DUF3515 domain-containing protein: MDDSQTGDGPPRAALIAALVVAVVAVLAVLVVAAVSQRTPAQQAVAITGVPAPQAESPDCRALVKALPEQLGDYGRAPLVDPAPAGTAAWRTDGGEAVILRCGLDRPAEFVTGAPLQVVDAVSWFRVGEAGVGNDRVGEAGVGNDRVGDVTEPDRSTWFAVDRPVYVALTLPPGAGPAPIQALSKAIADTLEPRRPEPAPIG, translated from the coding sequence GTGGACGACAGCCAGACCGGAGACGGACCGCCGCGCGCCGCACTGATCGCCGCGCTCGTGGTCGCCGTCGTCGCGGTGCTCGCGGTGCTGGTCGTCGCGGCGGTGTCTCAGCGCACACCGGCACAGCAGGCCGTCGCGATCACCGGAGTGCCTGCGCCGCAGGCCGAAAGCCCGGACTGCCGGGCGCTGGTGAAGGCGTTGCCCGAGCAACTGGGCGACTACGGACGCGCGCCGCTCGTCGACCCGGCGCCGGCCGGGACCGCCGCATGGCGCACCGACGGCGGCGAGGCGGTGATCCTGCGGTGCGGGCTGGACCGGCCCGCGGAGTTCGTCACCGGAGCGCCGCTGCAGGTGGTGGACGCGGTCTCGTGGTTCCGGGTGGGCGAAGCAGGGGTGGGAAATGACCGGGTGGGCGAAGCAGGGGTGGGAAATGACCGGGTGGGCGATGTCACGGAGCCTGATCGCAGCACGTGGTTCGCGGTGGACCGGCCCGTCTACGTCGCGCTGACGTTGCCCCCTGGCGCGGGTCCGGCGCCGATCCAGGCGTTGTCGAAGGCGATCGCGGACACCCTGGAGCCCCGCCGTCCGGAGCCGGCGCCGATCGGTTAG